In Spodoptera frugiperda isolate SF20-4 chromosome 31, AGI-APGP_CSIRO_Sfru_2.0, whole genome shotgun sequence, the genomic window ATTGAGAAATGTCACGTCACTTGCACAATTGCAAATATAATGGCTAATGtgagtgtgagtgagtgagacTTTCTATGTGTGTTAGGTAGATTTGTATAAGACtgtacaaaattattgaaaaatatacagttACTCCCGCGACGAGAGaagttcgactagtttcaaatcgTACCGGGATTCATAATTTACGAGCAGACAGTGTGCGCACCAATGCAGTgaatttttacattttcttgtATATCGAATAtcacctttttaaaaataagataaaaatgcaTACAATATTTGTTAACTTGTATGTCAGTGTCATGGTTACAAAAGCTATCTCATTGATGAATCTTATGAGATAACGAAATTTTGAGTTCGGTATACGTAAATTATTATCGAATGGCGAATATATTAAATGTCATTCACACGCCTTTATAAATATAGAAAGAacaatggaaataaaataaataaatctcttaaataaaataacagactAGCTAAATAGAGCACGGTACAGTAAAAATATTGAGTTAAAATAAACCTACGTGACAACctgaaaaataaactatgaaTGACGAAAATCATTTAATTGGTTCTTTAGTTTCAGAACCTAttatatgcaaataaataaataattcaatcttTCCTTTCATAATATTGTAGTACCTACAGAAAACTGCGAGCAAACTTATCGCCCAAGTCGCATATGCATGTACTAGGGAAACATCGCCATTAGCAATACATTAAAGCAGTAATATGATACTTAATATTAATCACAACCATTCATTAGTTAAATGTCGGAAACAATGCAAGTACAAGACTATCAATTTGTCGCTTCACCTCAGGTCGCCAGGAAAACATGGTATTCTAATCAGATTAGCAAAGGGAAGTCATTTTATACGAGAATCATAGAAATCCCATCacattaaaatacctatatcGCAGTcattttaggtatttattacgataatatgataattatttcattgcggaaatgtaaaaatataatatgcattGTTGGAGATAATTCTCTGTGCATTACTGTGTTTATGGCTCgtgtaattaattgtttaatgtCGTGTAAGCGGGTTCTAATTACCGTTTTATATTGTTGTACGTATTTACGGCGGCGTGGGAtttcaaaatagttttatagtttCCATTCACTAACAACTTAagatgtacctaattatttagcCGCGTATAAAGCCACGGGAGTTAGCTTgtatttccaccagagatgtgctatgctacgtcgtTATGAATGCGTTTGGgctccatcaatcatattcattggtatcaATACTTTAGCACTGGTGAAATTCCGCTAagctacgtttttttttttttttttatatggaaagtcttccctactatcgatacttcATGGAATAGGTGgaaacatcttcgtagcatagctacatatcacgtctctggtggaaaaacacactTATCGTTGCACAGGTCGTGGTCACTGGGATCAGTCAACcaaatatcacaaaaatattttaaaagaactcTACCAGTGCCAAACTATAATAAATCTCTCGATAAAATCCTTGAATAGTATGCAGTAGTTTGTCAAAACTTTCTAGCGATTTCAAAAGCGAAATTAATTATCCAAGTTAGTTTTTTGCTTACATTTTATCAATTGGTTTCGAattcaacaaaaacataactAGGAGATCTTCGATTTGTCACATTTTTCTAGGTAATAACGGCAACTTTTTGCAACatacctttaaataaaaaaataacaatgcatattttaaaattcacagACAATAAAAAGAACAACATACTTTTTCAAATAGAGATTCCATCTAGCTTTATGACTAAGCCGAATGACGACCTCTGACcgacatttaaaaacaaaaaaattaccgTTAGTACCGCAAACTAATATTTATGTTCTTGATTATACGTTTGGTAATAGATTATTTTACGGTTTATGTATTAGTTGGACGCGTAAGGTCAAATCATGTTCATTGTATGACCCTAGAATGAACGGCCCTGTCTCAGTTCACTGCACTCGCGAATGATTTCATTAATCGATGAGTATTACATTTTGGAATCGGCATTTATGTATCATCGAAGGTACCTAAACAAATAACTAGTGATGTGAATGACTCATTACTGCTTTTTATTGCCATTTTTGTGGGTAACGAAATTAGATATAATTGAATATTTGAAGGTCTGTTTACAATtggttttgtaacaaaaaagcTAATGCAAGTGCATTGATTTTAAACCTCGCAAAGGGTCACTGCTACTTTGATCGAAAGACCAACGACTGTAACGTAAggaaatacttaggtactaatattaggtatactttaatgtaaaagtgtttgtttgttttataaacaacctgtatattatttttcttactttggTTGAAAAGCTAgagtaaattaaatacatatgtacatcATTTTTCATCAacagtacattaaattaaaccttaattaaattatcaaacATCTCCTTATCCTTTGACTATCAAATAAATGATCAGTCCATTACGAATCAATGttctttatttcttatactATTGTTCTACTGACATTAATTGATATGATTGATCGTATCATCAATCCTATTGATTGATCCTAATGATTAATTATGTTTCTGATATATCTAGCGTTAATAAAAAAGTTGCAATAGTAATTAAGTTTTGATTTATGTGTCTGAAAATAGTTGAAGTCTTTTTTGAAGtaggaaattcatccaatgacttctcccgccttgggcgaagggagtatcagacttttactgattaaaagccaccccgttcctactcctgcttcggtagtaggtagcccgcagctccgagAGTCTGCGGAGTAAAATTAGCTATTCTTTCTTTTGCCCAAACAGACGAAACCGTATGCAAGAAGCTAGTAAAAAGTTGCACATAGTATTATGAAAGACTAATATAGACATCTTCTATCTAACTACACCAGTTATCAAATCACATCAGTAACTGTCATCATTACAACAACATagttcaaagtttaaaaaatataaaaaacataattcaaGTCCaaaatttgtataattatgtgaCTTATGTCATAGGTAATAAAGATGCATATCATTAAGCTAAGGTTACCAGTTAACGCGGTCAATCCCAACGTTTTTTGGTCAAGTTCTAACTTTCTATACGTTATTGTGTTTATGGATATGTCACTTCAAACTTGTGTAGGTTTCAACCAGTTtgtaaaattactattttgGTAATATTGTTGTTAGATAATAAGTGATTATAATCGCGAATTCTGAGCACGAGTTTAGAAGTCGATTTCCGAAAACGGGAAATGTTACTGAGACTTTCTATTTCTAGTTCATAACTCCTAATGTGGACTTCAGTTCAATGATTTTGTGACTgtttcttaaaaacaaaaaccggGAGAGATATATTTAACTGCGAAAGTCAAAAATGTTAGTACACAAAAATAGACATGTTACGTACAAGAAACATAGGTGACAGTATGTCaccaaactaaaaataactaaataatgtagagacaaaatttactaaaaatcacggtttattcagaCAGACGTAGAGTTACAGATTATTTCTTACACAATAAATTGCGATAAATATTTACTTCTGAAAATACCAATAAATGGCCTACTATTACTATTTTAGTATTTCAGATTCAGAAATTGTGCaaaaataattgcaaaaatCCTTGTTCCAGCCTCTTCACATTTTCTCTTTATTGGCAATAATAATCTGAAGTAAATTACATTATCAATGTTAAAAATGACAAGACTGTAACTAAATCACATTATTCTGTGAAGTTGGTTAAATTTCTAGGCTAGTTTTGATCTACCAGTTTGCTATAGGTATAATCTTTGTAACGTTACACATTGGCCATTCATAAATATTCGCGgatttaataaatcataatcaTATAACCAtgtttaaatactaaatacataatatttccaATCATAATTAAGCTTTATCTACtggctatttattttataactttcgtgagacatactaaattaattattatatttcttggcttattcacgtaattatttgagtttgaagtcatgctagaagctcatattcatgagcggcGTTCCgctacacacgacgcggtgacattcgtacgtaagtaagccgaaaaatgtaataattaatttagctatTTATTATCTAGCTTACATGTTATCTAAGCTTAACACtaaacaattttcaaaactcaaTCCCAGGTCACACAATGTCGCAAACATCATTATTTACCACGAAATTAACCCTGTCACACTGTCCCATACTTTCTCCAAAAACTTGCAAAACAAtgtattaaatgtatattttcctTTGAAAAATATGCGTTTTTAGAACACCTATGTTAGTAGGTCGGGTTAGAGGTTAGTGGCATGAATaacgattatttattattaaacacgtAATATGTAAAAACGTATGTTGCAAACAGACTatgatgtaaaataaaaaaaggtttcaatAATAACGtttaacttctttttttattgatgattCACCGTTGATTACttagtttgtatgtaatatgtatatatttatgtacatgcATCAGTACTTTTAACGCAATGAAATCACGAACCGATAATATTAGTAACAAATTGCTTTTCCAATTAAAACTTCGATGCTGTAATATGGATTTTGATTTCAAATTTTACATTCCACTGTCACgctttgtaatataatattttgtgggTAAAATGTTCCTAATGTATACCTATCATATTGTAGGTATAGCTCTTACTAACGTTCATTATTGAATTGTTTGAAACTTATTTAATACCTACTGTTACACTTCTCTGCATCACCATGATTGGTAGACAATGGCATTCGGCATCACGTCCGCCATTGTAACATATttgaacaaacatttttttaattaaaaataataattagggtTATATAGACTTTTGGAGTACCTatgtgtacataaatattataattaatgtgtgTTTATATTGAAAAGCAAATGTTTTTGACATAAACCTAATCCATTTTTACAACCTAATCAGTAAGTCAATAAGCTCATTTTCAATATCAAgggacaaaattaaaataaacttaatatgtCTAATTTGTACAAATCGATGTCATATTTTATACCTTAACCAACCTTAACCTcccacaaataaaaaataaacaagtataaaaagtaaaaaaaaagtattgtaatCATCAGCAGGAACTACATATATAACAAGGAAAGATTAGGCATAATCCTCACAGTTTGGATTGTAGGTATTTGTATCATACGTATCAACAGCCAGTCACAACCTGAGACACCTTCATTGCTAAACTTTGTTCAGCCTTCCTTTTCAGAGACCGCACCGAAATCCCCGCTTTTGGCGGCTTTGATTGTATCATACATAACGTAACTCCAACCATAATCCCAAGTAACCACATAAAATCCATCCCGGTAGCATTAAAAGCATGCCCCCAATTAATCCGGGGTCGCAACACAATCTTCAGTTCCATTCCACTTCATTGCATTTGTCTAAAGTAGTTTTTAGTAGGAAATATAAAGCCAAAACCACAAACCACAGCTTGGACGAAGGTATAGATAGACCAGCAAGTCAACGTATCTAATCTGACAATTTTCTTCATTGGAGattcaactttattttaaaattatagaacTGAAAATTGAATAAAGGAATTTGACAGAAAAGGGCAGGTTGACTTGCTGCTGTCTGTATCTGCATGTGACGTAACAGTCTCGTTTTCACTTCTACAGGTTTCTATATTTGAGCTGTAATGGTCCATTGATCTATTGAGAGATAATTATAGTGATCGATGGTTGCtctggaaaaaaatatgatagagTCGTTGTAAATACGAAACTATCCCAATACGTAAGAGTAGCGATGGACTTTCATGCTCATGCTCGTTTTTCTTCATTCGATTTAACACTTTAAAACAAGCACGTAGTAAGCTACGTGCTTGTAACTGaaagacagactgatggactaGTAttcacgtttcaaaagtgcataTAGTGACTTACAGACAACTTACATCTCAAACTAAGAACCTGctagttaaaaagttaaatatgtttatattctTTAAGAATACAGTAAAGATGAAGACCAAAAGGAGGTAAAATTCAGTCAACAATCGAGAAATGCTCATTTTCGTATTACATTGACTAAGTAAAACTGTAGTGTAGGTATCTATTACGTGGACGTTGCGTCCTGAACCGTGGGAACCTCgcataatatcataattaattaaaaccaaattgatGAAATTTTAAGACCACAAAGCGTAGTATGCTATCTTGAAAGTCTCGAAAGCTATTGTTAGGTTCACTATGAAACCGAAAGCACTTTCTCACCGCATCATTAAGACAAAAAAGTTTCTAATACAAAGCAGACTAATGGCTAATATCAAACTAGATACACACACGGTGGTCGTGATCACACATTTGTGAACTACTCAACAGGAAACCACAATATGGCCGGCAGACATGTAATAGCACGTAACTAGACTCTAATGGGAAATTATTGCCACATACATATCTACACACTACTATAATAGCCAATATGAACAGACCTTCCAATGtgcagaaagatcatacaaagcgggaccaagataaactggatTTGTATAGCTCGATTTGTTGCCGTGTGTACTTAGGTACTTGAATCAATATAAACAAATGAATGCGTACATTAATCTGGACAGTTCATCTGATAGTTTCTCTAATCGAACAATGAAACACGTCAGAGATAGGAACTAATGAATTGCTGTTGGCTAGTTAGTAAGAATAGTAGGCTATGTAGATACAATTTTCGATTATCAGTACCCAAATACTGCGCTGTCAACTGctgattttatttcattgccTTTTATCACCGTTATATAGTTGTAATCATAAAGCAAGTAGAAATAACAAATGCCATAATGTggttgtgcactgtgacacaaaaaacgGCTCtacccaatgatattataagtaaaaaggtgtataGGCCTTCTTTAATGACTTCCAAAGAACACTAGACAGAAGTGCGATACGTATTAACTATGTACTCTACCAATCAATTCAACCTGATGATTACATAATAGGAATATTTTCACTACTAAACGAAAACACTTTACATTCAACTTTGATGGCTAGATGAGTAAGCATACGTAACAAATACGCTAATGATAAGTTAATgcgacataataatatactcgaATACTGGCGTAATAACACTACACGTGTTACTTTTGAcgtaaatgaaatgaaagatGACCAAAGGAAGATGCttgcatttattttgtatatttaattatgaCACAACAATGAAAGATCATGAATTATACGAGATGTCTTATGAAAGAAAGAATCAAATGACGTCTAAGAAAGAAAATTTAACTGCATTTTATAAATGGATGGTAGTAAAAACGAAAACAGTAGTCACCTAAGGGTTAAAGAACAAGAATAAAAACCAGGCGTACACCAgacattttctttataaactaaaacaaagtaaaacattCCTATACTTCTATTGTCCCTTGACAAGTATAGTCATCTAAACATTCATTGGTTAACTGTTGCTATTGTAATCTTTGAAGAAAATGCTCCTAACAACAGTTAACAAGATAAAAGTCAAACAAACATGATTACTAATGATAAGAAGTTATAGGAAGATACGGTAGGAAATAAGAATCTTGTAGATGTAGACAATGAGATAATTGCTTCTCAAGCTCTAGCACCATATATGGCTTCGGTGACTGTCTGTGTATATTCCTGTTATGGAAACAATCGCATAAATGCGGTAATAATTTACTACCGAGGCGCTTATTAATAAATGCTTTTGCTCGTCTAAATGATTGCATAGTAGATATTAACAAATGTAGCTAATAATACTGACTATGAAGCAAGTCTGGAGTTTTTggattttacttattttatggtataatccggtaaacgagcagacggatcacttggtGGTAAACtttcgccgccgcccattgacactcgaaacaccagaggcgttacaagagcgttgccggccttttgggggttaggaatttaagggttgttggaaaatcggggattgggaagattgggcctcctcactcacacaacgaaacacaatgcaagcgatATTTTACGTTGGTTTTTCTGAGGCTGCGGTATCACTCATATATACACTTTACTTGAaaactcatattttatttattcaatctaTTAATGTCAATCAAAAATACTCACGTTTAATAACCTTGCCACGATATAAACGccaaacattatatttatggCTAACTCGGGAGTGAAGGCAAAAAACAGTTATTGCATTGCATGCAACTGTACAAATCAATTAATATGCCATCAATGCAATCAATCTGTACTACATATAAATCAGAATTTGATTTTAACGAGCCAATTCTTCAATAAAGTTATCGGTCACGCAATACGTATAAACCTAAATTTAAAGGAAGGTTACTATTTCGATTGCTTACTATATACAAATTTACATACACACCAAACCAATGAAAGCAGAAATTCTTCTTCATTCTGCCCTTATACCAAGATATTTGAGGTCCACGCAACAcatcttcttttctttttctcaaaTGTCATCCCATCACAAACTTCTTTCTCATTCATATCATTCTTCACACAATGTATTTATTGGTTTggtttgtttgtcctttctcTAATTCCACTCTTCAATCGAATATAATACTTAGTTAATTAAAACTTGCATACTCAAATTCAGCCCTCACTTTAACAGCTTTGAATTAATGAAAACCAAAACTGCTACGCTATTCTCAATTCTACTAATTGTCAATTAGAAACAATCAAAGTGAGCTTGATCGCATTGTCGTCAGTCATTGGTTgtgattattctcacaaccaatgacatggcggactgCGATCGCTGATGCTACTAATAATCTCAATCTTAAACCCTTTCCAATTTCCCGATCTCGATCAACACCACGCTGACCACGTTTCTATACGACATCAACAAACCACTGACCACACGAATACAACACGTAATGACACATAACTAGAGACGCCATTATAGCAAATTATTGCAACACTACCATTCGAATATATTTCCATATATTGCCTGGCTTTTACTGACAATCATTTTGTTCCGTAGTTGCACCACGCAATGTCTTTGTTTACGTTTTGTCATGGTATCGTCAGTagctttttaatgtttattgaatGACATGGTAGCAACTGTTGTTTCTATAGGTATTGAATATGCAAGTGTGTTGTGTAAAGACAACCATATGTTTCATCTATTTTATGGTTTCCATGTCTACGCACTTGTAGCTCCTCTGTAGTAGCTGATCTGATTGCTTATTTGtttcttattccataaaaaatgttatctaataatttctaataaacaGAATTATAATTCCTTATGATCTTGTTAGTCAAGTCAAATAACTATTCGCTAGTGTagtgttagttattttttatcaacATTCTAAATTGTAATACTAACTCTGAAATTATGATCGATATGCCTTGTAAGTGAACTATCAACTGACCTCTCTGATACAACTTCAAAAACTAATAGGTCTTATTGTTACATAATATGCCTAAAGAGCCTATACAATACTTAGTCTGAATTATGATATAAACAATAGAAACAGTGTCAAACAGTTTCATTCAAACGAGAACATATCTATCAAAAGGGATTTATAGTTCGCACTACACTTCATTCAATCTTATTGACTATTCATAAGAGAAATTCAACAATCGGCTCGACATTGTGACACATACATAGTTAGACAATATGCGAATGTGCGAGTAAAAGCATTTTGTGGTTACAACACACTGTTAATGCAATTGTAATGTGTAGCATGTGTCTCAATGTGCGCTGgtatttattgggttttttgTCTAGTGTGTAGACTCGCCTCTTTTTATTGggttaatataattaaagcGGCAAGGTTATttgttactcctctggtgttgtggctATCCATGGAAACTTATGGAAGAAGCTGATCATAttccatcaggtaatacgtcttcTCCGTTTGCCTCCTATACTACAGTGTAGGCACAGTGTAGCAATGTGTTTATTCCACATAAACCATTCTGTAAAAGACGTCACCAAGAAACTGTTAAACAATTTCAagattttatcaatttattcgtgctgttaaataatatgaaaagcGTAACTTAACACACGTAGTACCAACATGTTATACTTGTCACGTTAAACACAGCTAATCAGTATCGATCACTTACATAATCGTGAGAGTGAATCGATTCATTTCACTTGTCAACTCTATGACAACCATAGCGTGCGTTCAGAAGCTTAATACGAGTACATCGATATGTTAACCGACCGGTTTGTTACCAGTTGTTAAATTATGGACAGTTGACAGCTgttctacaaaataattatactctTCCTATTAAGAAGGTTGTCCTACCATTGTTGTTAGCTACCTACTATCAGAAGTATCGTAGATGAAATGTCATAGAGGAACGTATAATGGATAAGGAAGAGATActtaataaacataacaaacGTTACACCTTTTAATCCCTGAAGAGATAGGCAGAGATGTTCATAATTGTAAAATACTAGTAGACCGtgcgaactttgtttcgccttgGAAATTTTTCTGCGCAACtttgtttaatgatttcttacATAAGAACCTTTTCCTAACAATGACATacccaacaaaaaaataattagcgaAATCGATTCAGCTGTTCGAGATTTGCGTTTAGTGACACatttaacaatacattttttattttataggttaCATCCATTTCTAGGAGTTGTATTATGAGTTAAATATAATAGGGGAGATGGTTAATCTGATGATATAAGTGTGTTGATtagaatacaatacatacattgcTAACGTCTGTGACGTCACTTTATAAGAACCAAAACCTTAATCGTATCTCCCAGAAGTTAAGAAAACACTTAAGCATACATTAAACAAAAGTAACGTAACATGAATGTTTATAAAACTGTTGAACGTAATTTAAATAGGTGCACGAGTACCATATAAAAACTTCGTATAAATCCGCCTTCTTTCAGAAACCTTCACAGACCTGATAccattcattaattaaatttattcaaaCAGGAACCATGCGAGTCTCTGTTTAAGGCGACAGATTTCTTTATTAAAGCGTCATACACATTATTCACGCAAGTACTTATACTTGTATTGTTACAAGAACATGTAGCTACACAACGTCTGTCGCTTTTTTACGCCCACAAAATTAGCATGAACTAAAGCTACCTGAATATCTAATAGAATGGATGGTATCGAATATCGGTAGATAGATAGGTAGTGTATCAACTATCATTTGTATTGTTCCTTAATGAAAGTGATCAGTCAAGGTCCAGACTGATTGTTGCAGAACTTAGAGATCAGTGACTGGGTTCTTATTATGTCATGTAAATGTTGACCTCTTATATTATATGTCCAGTTTCTGGTAACAAAGGAAAACGAAGGCACATTCTTATACaacttaatttgtttgtttcagaTGACACAAAAGACTTGAATGCAGAATCATCAGAAATAATATCAGAAGCAGTAGAACCACCTCCTGGTCTTGTACAACAGTACCAGGAGCCTGAAGCTGCAGCCACAGACGACCACACTGACCACTCCATAGAGCTCGTTGGAGGCTCACAAACCTTCTTCCCTACGTTCGCAAACCTCTTCGAACCACGCCAACAAAACAACTTCAGACTCGGCGGCTTCGGCAACCAAGAAGGAGCTTACAGTCAAAGGCCAAACTCCTACAGATCTCTGCTAAACTATCCTCTCTTCGGAGGCTACAATAGAAATGTAGAAAACTTCGGTAAACACAGCACACCCACCGCAGCTCCGCTCGTCGAAGCGAGCTCCAGTTTGCTTGGTTCAGGAAACTTTGGAATCATCAGAGGCGGAACATTCTTCGCACAAAATGATGAGGATGAATTCGGCGGAGATGGATACAATTCTTACTACAACAACGGTCATGGTCGACCTTCGTACGAACTCGGGTACATAGCGAACCCCAGACCGAATTACAACCAAGACCAGTTTGCTAACTTCAGAGACTTCGCCGACATCAACACTCCTTCTAACTCTGCTTACTCTCACTACGTAGTTGTATACGCAAACAAGAACTCCACAATGGACGAAATCAGCGAAGAGACGAGACGAGTAATATCAAAGCCTAAGAACATAATTGAGACGCTAGAAAGAATAGACAAAACCACAAGCGCACCAAAGTTATCGAAAGCCAAATCAAAGTTAGAGGCGACAAAGCAGAAAATGTTGAACAAAAAAGAGCAATGGAAAAAAACGAACTCAAAATTCGTCAGTCAAAAACATGATGCGGAAGAACCTTTATTAGCgttaagttaatttagtgtaAATACAAAGACTTGCGTTATGTAAGTGATTGAAGTAAGTGAAGTACCAGTAGGTGAAGTAATTGCAGTGTCGCACTCTGAGTGTGGCGAGATGAGAGCTGGTTGTCTAAATTTAATTCCTAatgtaagtttgtgtaaatGGCTCCGTGCACATGCGATGAATGTTTGCAAATGATTgtaaatgtattaataataatgacgaataataaattaatttttaaatatgtgttcCTACAATTATTTGTGTAACTGATCCTCTAAACGGAACTCTCTGAACAGAAACGTGTCGTTATCAAATATGTTGTAAGTAGACTGCAGTTACAAAAGTGATCTAGATTCAACGAACCAAGGTGTTGCTAACGATAATTACAATTTAGGGGTACTTACCTATACTCCCAACTATCGACGTACTATCTACGTTGTAACTATCTTTGTTGAATAGATTGGGCT contains:
- the LOC126912919 gene encoding uncharacterized protein LOC126912919, yielding MGVSARIYVSFLLISAVVAVPAGDHRKATLNIDDTKDLNAESSEIISEAVEPPPGLVQQYQEPEAAATDDHTDHSIELVGGSQTFFPTFANLFEPRQQNNFRLGGFGNQEGAYSQRPNSYRSLLNYPLFGGYNRNVENFGKHSTPTAAPLVEASSSLLGSGNFGIIRGGTFFAQNDEDEFGGDGYNSYYNNGHGRPSYELGYIANPRPNYNQDQFANFRDFADINTPSNSAYSHYVVVYANKNSTMDEISEETRRVISKPKNIIETLERIDKTTSAPKLSKAKSKLEATKQKMLNKKEQWKKTNSKFVSQKHDAEEPLLALS